A stretch of the Tachysurus fulvidraco isolate hzauxx_2018 chromosome 18, HZAU_PFXX_2.0, whole genome shotgun sequence genome encodes the following:
- the trmt10c gene encoding tRNA methyltransferase 10 homolog C — protein MMFVRVYAVAVLRRFLPPVSCSALSTIRSLSTGWTLKSDAPQHKPELDLDVWKSVMRSQASQDEKPKHREEEEEEEEKTSAGEKDRTLLEASRTLVDMWRQAGKKVPENMTDEQLETVAELATKSSKRKYLKYLAIKEGHKKANREKKEKKKAERLTDVDVDEAGRTDRLEDGEEDGEEPKVKNTYLMQFWTRSMDRALGWRAAQAMQFGQPLVYDMSYGQHMTRREMENTISQLMESEGWNRRSVNPFHLHFCNLQPDGAYQHELLKRYGQETWDRLFITATGQRHVDMFPQEDLVYLTADSPNVLRTFDHSKVYIIGAMVDRSIQSGISLANAKRLNLSTARLPLDEYLHWEIGAKNLTLDQMIRIMLTVKETGSWEKALEFVPKRKHDGFHQQRSKDSVQRSEKTSKPVSGFRGNTEGGRSQIFVSKQRRKIPNTHDVAAKPTFISENGSGLSELRIALKNKMEERSKVESKRNWWEEE, from the coding sequence ATGATGTTTGTCAGGGTTTATGCTGTGGCTGTGTTAAGGAGATTTCTCCCTCCAGTGTCCTGTTCAGCTCTCAGCACAATCAGATCCCTGAGTACAGGCTGGACCTTGAAATCTGATGCTCCTCAACATAAACCTGAGCTTGACTTGGATGTGTGGAAATCAGTGATGAGATCCCAGGCATCACAAGATGAGAAACCCAAacacagagaagaagaagaagaagaagaagaaaaaacctcagcaggagaaaaagacagaactCTGCTGGAGGCGAGCCGCACACTGGTGGACATGTGGCGACAAGCTGGAAAAAAGGTCCCTGAAAACATGACAGATGAACAACTGGAGACGGTCGCAGAGCTCGCCACCAAGTCCTCCAAGAGAAAATACCTCAAGTACCTGGCTATAAAAGAGGGTCATAAGAAAGCCAAcagagagaagaaggaaaaaaagaaagctgaGAGGTTGACAGACGTGGACGTGGACGAGGCAGGACGGACAGACAGGCTGGAAGATGGCGAGGAGGACGGTGAAGAACCCAAAGTCAAAAACACGTATCTGATGCAGTTCTGGACTCGTTCTATGGACAGAGCTTTAGGCTGGAGAGCAGCTCAGGCCATGCAGTTTGGCCAGCCGTTGGTCTATGACATGAGCTATGGCCAGCACATGACGAGGCGTGAGATGGAGAACACGATCTCCCAGCTAATGGAGAGTGAAGGCTGGAACAGGCGCTCTGTAAACCCCttccatttacatttctgcAACCTGCAACCAGACGGCGCTTACCAGCACGAGCTCCTCAAACGCTACGGCCAAGAGACATGGGATCGTCTTTTCATCACCGCTACCGGCCAGCGACACGTAGACATGTTTCCACAGGAGGACCTCGTCTACCTGACTGCCGATTCTCCCAACGTGCTCCGCACCTTCGACCACAGCAAGGTGTACATCATCGGCGCCATGGTGGACCGATCCATCCAGTCCGGCATTTCTCTGGCCAACGCTAAGCGCCTCAATCTATCCACGGCACGCCTGCCTCTGGACGAATACCTGCACTGGGAAATCGGCGCCAAGAACCTGACGCTGGACCAGATGATCCGCATCATGCTGACGGTCAAGGAGACGGGCAGCTGGGAGAAAGCTCTGGAGTTTGTGCCCAAGAGAAAACACGATGGCTTCCATCAGCAAAGAAGTAAAGACAGTGTGCAAAGATCAGAGAAAACCAGTAAACCGGTGAGCGGGTTCAGAGGGAACACAGAGGGAGGACGAAGCCAAATATTTGTGAGTAAACAGAGACGTAAAATCCCGAACACACACGATGTCGCAGCCAAACCGACGTTCATATCGGAAAACGGATCCGGACTGAGTGAACTGCGGATCgctctgaaaaacaaaatggaggAACGCAGTAAAGTAGAGTCTAAAAGGAACTGGTGGGAGGAAGAGtaa
- the blzf1 gene encoding golgin-45 has protein sequence MSADIMKDPSAVFVRGPGDGMEMDKIVLKPETSVEPLTVKASPPRQSPRTAQTSPGVLHLGKVNRDSCTEVEAVRIVVPRAAIVRSARAVAHADSKTDERGSGSPYHGDDRPPSPSSEPQDYKSVVEKLQNSERRLLQDKEGLSNQLRVQTEVNRELKKLLVASVGDDLQYHFERMSREKNQLILENEVLCRNLAHTAEQLERMSIQCDVWRSKFLASRVMAEELTNSRAARQRQIREAQTAIRDLLGEREEFSRDMTHTHRSLEQLLVSLQWGRQQTYYPSAQPLSTGELAAANRKLADAINSHLLGNTGKSSSTSVKSSSVSELCNTPAEKMAEKVLRILDPISCPDSAGDSVDPDSVAVSPFLPKKSIGRFHPYTRYENITFNCCERCSGELLVL, from the exons ATGTCTGCGGACATCATGAAAG ACCCGTCTGCCGTGTTCGTTCGTGGCCCTGGCGACGGCATGGAGATGGATAAAATTGTGCTGAAACCGGAGACGTCTGTGGAGCCTCTAACGGTGAAAGCGTCTCCACCTAGACAGAGTCCCAGGACTGCGCAGACGTCCCCTGGTGTCCTTCACCTGGGAAAAGTGAACAGGGATTCTTGCACCGAGGTGGAGGCCGTGCGCATCGTCGTTCCGCGTGCCGCCATCGTCAGGAGCGCACGAGCCGTCGCACACGCTGACAGCAAGACGGATGAAAGAGGATCAGGATCTCCGTACCACGGTGATGACCGTCCCCCGTCCCCGTCCTCAGAACCACAGGACTATAAGAGCGTAGTGGAGAAGCTGCAGAACTCAGAGCGCAGGCTGCTGCAGGACAAAGAGGGGCTTTCGAACCAGCTGCGTGTTCAGACCGAG GTAAACCGAGAGCTGAAGAAGCTTCTGGTGGCGTCGGTGGGCGACGACTTGCAGTATCACTTTGAGCGAATGTCTCGGGAGAAGAACCAGCTCATCCTGGAGAACGAGGTTCTGTGCCGCAACCTGGCGCACACGGCCGAGCAGCTGGAGCGCATGAGCATCCAGTGTGACGTCTGGAGGAGCAAATTCCTCGCCAGCAG AGTGATGGCCGAGGAGTTGACTAATTCCCGAGCTGCTCGTCAGCGCCAGATTCGAGAGGCTCAGACCGCAATCCGGGACCtgctgggtgagagagaggagttCTCCCGAGAcatgacgcacacacacag GTCTCTGGAGCAGCTGCTAGTGTCACTGCAGTGGGGCAGACAGCAAACCTATTACCCCAGCGCACAGCCGCTCAGCACAGGAGAACTGGCTGCGGCCAATCGCAAGCTGGCTGACGCCATCAACTCGCACCTGCTGGGAAACACGGGCAAGAGCAGCAGCACGAGTGTGAAGAGCAGCTCAGTGTCAGAACTCTGCAACACACCGGCGGAGAAGATGGCCGAGAAG GTCCTCAGGATCCTGGATCCGATTTCCTGCCCCGACTCGGCAGGTGACTCGGTGGACCCTGACTCGGTCGCCGTGTCTCCTTTCCTTCCTAAGAAAAGCATCGGACGTTTTCACCCGTACACTCGCTACGAGAACATCACCTTTAACTGCTGTGAGCGCTGCAGCGGAGAGTTGCTTGTGCTCTGA
- the txnl4b gene encoding thioredoxin-like protein 4B: MSLFLPKLSCKKDLDEVIKTVAEKVLVLRFGRDEDPVCMQLDEILSKTSHNLSNMTSIYLVDVDKVPVYTRYFDISYIPSTVFFFNGQHMKVDYGSPDHTKFVGCFKTKQDFVDLVEVIYRGAMRGKLIVHSPIDPRNIPKYDLLYHGI, encoded by the exons ATGAGTTTGTTTTTGCCCAAATTATCGTGCAAGAAAGATTTAGATGAAGTCATTAAAACCGTCGCTGAGAAAGTGCTGGTGTTGCGTTTTGGACGAGATGAAGACCCTGTGTGCATGCAGCTGGACGAAATC CTGTCTAAAACCTCCCATAACTTGAGTAATATGACTTCTATTTATCTCGTGGATGTGGACAAAGTGCCAGTTTACACCCGATACTTTGACATAAGTTATATTCCTTCAACTGTCTTCTTCTTCAATGGGCAGCACATGAAGGTGGATTATGG ATCTCCAGATCATACGAAGTTTGTCGGCTGTTTTAAAACAAAGCAGGACTTCGTCGATCTTGTTGAGGTGATCTATCGTGGTGCCATGAGAGGAAAACTGATCGTGCACAGCCCTATCGATCCACGAAATATTCCTAAATATGATCTGCTCTACCATGGGATTTAG
- the ercc5 gene encoding DNA excision repair protein ERCC-5 homolog isoform X1: MGVHGLWKLLESTGKPINPETLEGKILAVDISIWLNQAVKGVRDREGNNVHNAHLLTLFHRLCKLLFFRIRPVFVYDGDAPLLKKQTLAIRRQRKEEMALESKQTHEKLLRTFLKRQAIKAALGDSSKETIPSISSVRRDEEDELYVLPALPPVEDKDRSSSDEETERDEAQTQERYIAFQDEIYENPNSVDINSEEFQVLSPEIKHEILKDMKEFSKRRRTLYHKPPETSGDFSQYQLAGLLQRNHLNQRLEGVEKEMSQRSCGAVEEEYRKGEEHNVESRRLISEDSSHYILIKGSQKSAQTSESHPAPDPWSCGPWSRKVRPKGRPEPLWHPVSDGVLVENQPSSSSTTPKPIICSEEHPTDGAPPSPRTLQAIQAAMMDSSSDEDEVACKKTIQDGSGSAGSREGTGRVSPCTLLAIQRALTEDSNVSENLRKEIQTPKRTYVIVSSSDDDDDDDDDEAESTVIKRSIMCEAQEGGGVSPQTLLAIQRALGEKESFPGIKQVEQVAFFSSSEGEEMEEGVEVRNKELKAAALRQKDECDKDALKTGLSPSYLLSDADILPQDHKSRFKTSVQETGSLSIKSSEDEEERNGQVIVKSEEEDSSSEEGFIEVSDGEETSESENSATKSEQFPEVSNKEEVLGSDKEQSQEKESSDRTSTNNSNMKEQHSESSREEAAVPAPSEWENIDMEELVELEQSLQAEQSSLREQQQQQQRSAATVTGQMCHESQELLRLFGVPFIVAPMEAEAQCAALERTDQTHGTITDDSDIWLFGGRHVYKNLFNNNKYVEHYQYLEIQNQLGLDRTKLINLAYLLGSDYTEGIPGVGYVTGMEILNEFRGSGLEPLTQFSKWWNEAQTKKKLVADPKDTKVKKKLRGLTLHPGFPNPAVAEAYLQPTIDQSEGSFCWGCPQLDLLKEFCYSRFGWNRKKTEETLQPVFKQLNTQQTQLRIDSFFRLEQQEKQAIRSQRLRRAVTCLKRKERDGSDDEAESSENEKVSPVKKGKKTKEKGSDVTPAGLFGGGFIGLDMRRSSNSPEETVVVGEVEKQPKTVKSDLPKTESSSSSSSEDELEHKNRATMVTAQSVFEGKTRGRGGRGGRGGRGGRGGRGKAQKNL, from the exons ATGGGAGTTCACGGCCTGTGGAAGTTACTGGAGAGCACAGGGAAGCCAATCAACCCGGAAACACTCGAGGGGAAGATCCTAGCAGTCG ACATCAGCATCTGGCTAAACCAAGCAGTTAAAGGTGTTCGAGATCGGGAAGGCAACAACGTCCACAACGCTCACCTTCTTACGTTGTTTCACCGTCTCTGCAAGCTGCTTTTCTTTCGCATCAGGCCTGTCTTTGTGTACGATGGAGATGCACCTCTGCTTAAGAAACAGACCCTG GCTATCAGGAGACAGAGGAAGGAGGAGATGGCTCTCGAGTCCAAACAAACCCATGAGAAACTCTTGAGAACGTTTCTGAAGAGGCAGGCCATCAAAGCTGCGCTAGGGGACAGCAG TAAAGAGACGATTCCTAGTATTTCTTCTGTGCGACGAGATGAAGAGGATGAACTGTACGTTTTACCAGCACTGCCTCCTGTAGAGGACAAAGATCGAAGCAG TTCTGATGAAGAAACCGAAAGAGATGAAGCACAGACACAAGAACGCTATATCGCATTTCAG GACGAGATTTATGAAAATCCCAATTCCGTCGACATCAACTCCGAGGAGTTCCAAGTCTTGTCGCCTGAGATCAAACATGAGATTCTGAAAGACATGAAGGAGTTCAGCAAGAGAAGACGCACGCTTTATCACAAACCTCCTGAG ACATCAGGGGACTTCTCTCAATATCAGCTGGCAGGGCTGCTGCAGAGGAATCACCTCAACCAACGTCTAGAGGGTGTGGAGAAAGAAATGAGCCAGCGCAGTTGTGGAGCTGTGGAGGAGGAGTACAGAAAGGGTGAAGAGCACAACGTCGAGTCACGCCGTCTCATATCGGAGGATTCTTCACACTATATTCTCATCAAAG GGTCCCAAAAGAGCGCACAGACATCTGAGAGCCATCCAGCCCCTGATCCCTGGTCTTGTGGCCCTTGGTCAAGGAAAGTGAGACCCAAAGGAAGGCCTGAGCCACTTTGGCACCCGGTATCAGATGGCGTTCTTGTGGAAAATCAGCCTTCTTCATCATCAACAACTCCAAAACCAATCATTTGTAGTGAGGAACATCCTACAGATGGAGCACCTCCTTCTCCACGAACCCTTCAGGCCATTCAGGCAGCCATGATGGACAGCAGCTCCGACGAAGACGAAGTGGCCTGTAAGAAAACTATCCAAGATGGAAGTGGAAGCGCAGGTTCTCGAGAAGGAACCGGTCGTGTGTCACCTTGCACTTTGCTGGCCATTCAAAGGGCCCTGACGGAGGACAGTAACGTATCTGAAAACCTCCGCAAAGAGATTCAAACTCCGAAGCGGACGTATGTCATCGTCAGTAGCtccgacgatgatgatgatgatgatgatgatgaagcagAAAGCACAGTGATTAAAAGGAGCATCATGTGTGAAGCTCAGGAAGGAGGTGGAGTTTCTCCACAGACTTTACTGGCCATTCAGAGAGCTTTAGGAGAAAAAGAGTCATTTCCTGGGATTAAGCAGGTGGAGCAGGTGGCTTTCTTCAGCAGTTCTGAAGGAGAGGAAATGGAAGAGGGCGTTGAAGTGAGGAACAAAGAGTTAAAAGCTGCTGCACTTAGGCAGAAAGATGAGTGTGACAAAGATGCCCTGAAGACAGGTCTCTCTCCCTCATATCTACTGTCTGATGCAGACATTTTACCCCAAGATCACAAATCAAGGTTTAAAACCAGTGTCCAGGAGACAGGAAGCTTGAGCATTAAATCATCTGAGGACGAAGAGGAAAGAAACGGACAAGTTATTGTAAAGAGTGAAGAGGAAGACAGCAGCTCTGAAG AAGGATTCATCGAGGTTTCAGACGGGGAAGAGACGTCTGAATCGGAAAATTCTGCAACCAAATCAGAACAATTTCCTGAAGTGAGTAATAAAGAGGAGGTGCTGGGGAGCGATAAAGAGCAGAGCCAAGAGAAAGAGTCGAGCGACAGAACTTCAACAAACAACAGTAATATGAAGGAGCAACATTCTGAAAGCTCTAGAGAAGAGGCAGCTGTTCCTGCACCCAGTGAATGGGAAAACATCGACATG gAGGAGCTGGTAGAGCTGGAGCAAAGTCTGCAGGCAGAACAGAGCAGCCTGCGTgagcagcaacagcaacaacaacgcAGTGCTGCTACAGTTACAGGACAGATGTGCCACGAGAGCCAG GAGTTGTTGCGGTTGTTCGGGGTGCCCTTCATCGTCGCCCCGATGGAAGCCGAAGCTCAGTGTGCGGCTCTGGAACGGACGGACCAGACGCACGGCACCATCACTGACGACAGTGACATCTGGCTGTTCGGAGGACGACACGTCTACAAAAACctctttaacaacaacaaatacgTGGAACACTACCAGTATCTGGAAATTCAAAACCAGCTCG GACTGGACAGGACTAAACTGATCAATCTGGCCTATCTGTTGGGTAGCGATTACACCGAGGGGATCCCGGGAGTCGGGTATGTCACGGGCATGGAAATATTAAACGAGTTCCGAGGGTCTGGATTAGAACCTCTCACTCAGTTCAG taagTGGTGGAACGAAGCTCAAACCAAAAAGAAGCTGGTTGCTGATCCTAAGGACACAAAGGTGAAGAAAAAGCTGAGAGGGTTGACTCTTCATCCAGGATTCCCCAACCCTGCTGTCGCTGAGGCCTACCTCCAGCCCACTATCGACCAATCAGAGGGCTCGTTCTGCTGGGGCTGCCCACAGCTGGATCTCCTTAAAGA GTTTTGTTACAGTCGATTTGGTTGGAACAGAAAGAAGACCGAAGAAACTCTTCAGCCAGTCTTCAAACAGCTCAACACTCAACAG ACTCAGCTGCGCATCGATTCCTTCTTCCGTCTGGAACAGCAGGAGAAGCAGGCCATCCGCAGCCAGCGCTTACGGCGAGCCGTCACCTGCCTCAAGAGGAAAGAGCGCGATGGATCTGATGATGAAGCAGAGAGCAGCGAAAATGAAAAGGTCTCACCAGTCAAGAAAGGGAAGAAGACCAAAGAGAAAGGGAGTGATGTTACACCTGCAGGGCTGTTTGGAGGAGGTTTTATAGGCTTGGACATGAGAAGGAGTTCTAACAGTCCAGAAGAGACGGTGGTTGTGGGTGAAGTTGAAAAGCAGCCTAAAACAGTAAAGAGTGATCTCCCAAAAACCGaatccagcagcagcagcagttcaGAAGATGAATTGGAGCATAAGAATAGAGCTACTATGGTTACTGCTCAGTCTGTATTCGAGGGAAAAACAAGAGGACGGGGAGGACGGGGAGGACGGGGAGGacgaggaggacgaggaggaagaggaaaagcCCAGAAAAACTTATAA
- the si:ch73-41e3.7 gene encoding cotranscriptional regulator FAM172A, which produces MQFSARTPQVVKMSVCSEVKNKSSESEFPYSFAVDGRLYHKYTLNPYKFSFQLKDVQATMREHAALCGYISQHVYNILENEYNLIKVYLDKGSQSDSSAPGFVYMSPGALENHGMLMVLIQDKGTIRCGVWSWKAVAHDGLEQGSQIPYIRWALGESCAVLLMNPNEGAMTPEEHVLKVWDQLLLNSTAEQIAVVAHGYGGLAFVHLLCCRLEEIQQRRCDVAFVDSSHSLWHQPLGPSGCEWIKVHSSTWVVSSKPKNRPVGSLKAGCRMMSAGTQSHETAPAMCMESIFRFFTKLMRPAVAPTPFGIVTRSKSLSTRKLSSTTDGNNNIS; this is translated from the coding sequence ATGCAATTTAGTGCACGTACACCTCAGGTTGTAAAGATGTCGGTGTGttctgaggtaaaaaataaGAGTTCAGAGTCAGAGTTTCCGTATTCCTTCGCCGTGGACGGACGTCTGtatcacaaatacacactgaatCCCTACAAGTTCTCGTTCCAGCTCAAGGACGTCCAAGCAACGATGAGGGAACATGCGGCTCTTTGTGGCTACATCTCCCAGCATGTTTACAATATCCTTGAAAATGAGTACAACCTGATCAAAGTGTACCTGGATAAAGGAAGCCAATCTGACTCCAGTGCTCCTGGTTTTGTCTACATGAGTCCAGGGGCTTTGGAAAATCATGGGATGCTAATGGTCCTGATCCAGGATAAAGGCACTATAAGGTGTGGTGTATGGAGTTGGAAAGCTGTAGCCCATGATGGCCTAGAGCAAGGAAGTCAGATCCCATACATTCGCTGGGCTTTGGGGGAATCCTGTGCTGTTTTGTTGATGAACCCCAACGAAGGTGCAATGACCCCAGAGGAACATGTGCTCAAAGTTTGGGATCAGTTGCTGTTAAACAGCACTGCAGAGCAAATTGCAGTGGTGGCACATGGTTACGGAGGCTTAGCGTTTGTCCATCTCTTGTGCTGTCGGTTGGAAGAGATCCAACAGCGGAGGTGTGATGTGGCCTTTGTCGATTCTTCACACAGCTTGTGGCATCAACCGCTCGGCCCTTCGGGGTGCGAATGGATCAAGGTACATTCCAGCACATGGGTGGTGAGCAGCAAGCCCAAGAATCGGCCGGTGGGTTCACTAAAGGCTGGGTGCAGGATGATGTCAGCAGGGACACAGAGCCACGAGACAGCACCTGCTATGTGTATGGAATCTATATTTCGATTCTTTACCAAACTGATGAGGCCTGCGGTCGCACCGACACCCTTCGGCATTGTTACTAGAAGCAAGAGCCTCAGCACGAGGAAGCTGAGCAGCACTACAGACGGAAACAATAATATTTCTTGA
- the ercc5 gene encoding DNA excision repair protein ERCC-5 isoform X2, which translates to MGVHGLWKLLESTGKPINPETLEGKILAVDISIWLNQAVKGVRDREGNNVHNAHLLTLFHRLCKLLFFRIRPVFVYDGDAPLLKKQTLAIRRQRKEEMALESKQTHEKLLRTFLKRQAIKAALGDSSKETIPSISSVRRDEEDELYVLPALPPVEDKDRSSSDEETERDEAQTQERYIAFQDEIYENPNSVDINSEEFQVLSPEIKHEILKDMKEFSKRRRTLYHKPPETSGDFSQYQLAGLLQRNHLNQRLEGVEKEMSQRSCGAVEEEYRKGEEHNVESRRLISEDSSHYILIKGSQKSAQTSESHPAPDPWSCGPWSRKVRPKGRPEPLWHPVSDGVLVENQPSSSSTTPKPIICSEEHPTDGAPPSPRTLQAIQAAMMDSSSDEDEVACKKTIQDGSGSAGSREGTGRVSPCTLLAIQRALTEDSNVSENLRKEIQTPKRTYVIVSSSDDDDDDDDDEAESTVIKRSIMCEAQEGGGVSPQTLLAIQRALGEKESFPGIKQVEQVAFFSSSEGEEMEEGVEVRNKELKAAALRQKDECDKDALKTGLSPSYLLSDADILPQDHKSRFKTSVQETGSLSIKSSEDEEERNGQVIVKSEEEDSSSEGFIEVSDGEETSESENSATKSEQFPEVSNKEEVLGSDKEQSQEKESSDRTSTNNSNMKEQHSESSREEAAVPAPSEWENIDMEELVELEQSLQAEQSSLREQQQQQQRSAATVTGQMCHESQELLRLFGVPFIVAPMEAEAQCAALERTDQTHGTITDDSDIWLFGGRHVYKNLFNNNKYVEHYQYLEIQNQLGLDRTKLINLAYLLGSDYTEGIPGVGYVTGMEILNEFRGSGLEPLTQFSKWWNEAQTKKKLVADPKDTKVKKKLRGLTLHPGFPNPAVAEAYLQPTIDQSEGSFCWGCPQLDLLKEFCYSRFGWNRKKTEETLQPVFKQLNTQQTQLRIDSFFRLEQQEKQAIRSQRLRRAVTCLKRKERDGSDDEAESSENEKVSPVKKGKKTKEKGSDVTPAGLFGGGFIGLDMRRSSNSPEETVVVGEVEKQPKTVKSDLPKTESSSSSSSEDELEHKNRATMVTAQSVFEGKTRGRGGRGGRGGRGGRGGRGKAQKNL; encoded by the exons ATGGGAGTTCACGGCCTGTGGAAGTTACTGGAGAGCACAGGGAAGCCAATCAACCCGGAAACACTCGAGGGGAAGATCCTAGCAGTCG ACATCAGCATCTGGCTAAACCAAGCAGTTAAAGGTGTTCGAGATCGGGAAGGCAACAACGTCCACAACGCTCACCTTCTTACGTTGTTTCACCGTCTCTGCAAGCTGCTTTTCTTTCGCATCAGGCCTGTCTTTGTGTACGATGGAGATGCACCTCTGCTTAAGAAACAGACCCTG GCTATCAGGAGACAGAGGAAGGAGGAGATGGCTCTCGAGTCCAAACAAACCCATGAGAAACTCTTGAGAACGTTTCTGAAGAGGCAGGCCATCAAAGCTGCGCTAGGGGACAGCAG TAAAGAGACGATTCCTAGTATTTCTTCTGTGCGACGAGATGAAGAGGATGAACTGTACGTTTTACCAGCACTGCCTCCTGTAGAGGACAAAGATCGAAGCAG TTCTGATGAAGAAACCGAAAGAGATGAAGCACAGACACAAGAACGCTATATCGCATTTCAG GACGAGATTTATGAAAATCCCAATTCCGTCGACATCAACTCCGAGGAGTTCCAAGTCTTGTCGCCTGAGATCAAACATGAGATTCTGAAAGACATGAAGGAGTTCAGCAAGAGAAGACGCACGCTTTATCACAAACCTCCTGAG ACATCAGGGGACTTCTCTCAATATCAGCTGGCAGGGCTGCTGCAGAGGAATCACCTCAACCAACGTCTAGAGGGTGTGGAGAAAGAAATGAGCCAGCGCAGTTGTGGAGCTGTGGAGGAGGAGTACAGAAAGGGTGAAGAGCACAACGTCGAGTCACGCCGTCTCATATCGGAGGATTCTTCACACTATATTCTCATCAAAG GGTCCCAAAAGAGCGCACAGACATCTGAGAGCCATCCAGCCCCTGATCCCTGGTCTTGTGGCCCTTGGTCAAGGAAAGTGAGACCCAAAGGAAGGCCTGAGCCACTTTGGCACCCGGTATCAGATGGCGTTCTTGTGGAAAATCAGCCTTCTTCATCATCAACAACTCCAAAACCAATCATTTGTAGTGAGGAACATCCTACAGATGGAGCACCTCCTTCTCCACGAACCCTTCAGGCCATTCAGGCAGCCATGATGGACAGCAGCTCCGACGAAGACGAAGTGGCCTGTAAGAAAACTATCCAAGATGGAAGTGGAAGCGCAGGTTCTCGAGAAGGAACCGGTCGTGTGTCACCTTGCACTTTGCTGGCCATTCAAAGGGCCCTGACGGAGGACAGTAACGTATCTGAAAACCTCCGCAAAGAGATTCAAACTCCGAAGCGGACGTATGTCATCGTCAGTAGCtccgacgatgatgatgatgatgatgatgatgaagcagAAAGCACAGTGATTAAAAGGAGCATCATGTGTGAAGCTCAGGAAGGAGGTGGAGTTTCTCCACAGACTTTACTGGCCATTCAGAGAGCTTTAGGAGAAAAAGAGTCATTTCCTGGGATTAAGCAGGTGGAGCAGGTGGCTTTCTTCAGCAGTTCTGAAGGAGAGGAAATGGAAGAGGGCGTTGAAGTGAGGAACAAAGAGTTAAAAGCTGCTGCACTTAGGCAGAAAGATGAGTGTGACAAAGATGCCCTGAAGACAGGTCTCTCTCCCTCATATCTACTGTCTGATGCAGACATTTTACCCCAAGATCACAAATCAAGGTTTAAAACCAGTGTCCAGGAGACAGGAAGCTTGAGCATTAAATCATCTGAGGACGAAGAGGAAAGAAACGGACAAGTTATTGTAAAGAGTGAAGAGGAAGACAGCAGCTCTGAAG GATTCATCGAGGTTTCAGACGGGGAAGAGACGTCTGAATCGGAAAATTCTGCAACCAAATCAGAACAATTTCCTGAAGTGAGTAATAAAGAGGAGGTGCTGGGGAGCGATAAAGAGCAGAGCCAAGAGAAAGAGTCGAGCGACAGAACTTCAACAAACAACAGTAATATGAAGGAGCAACATTCTGAAAGCTCTAGAGAAGAGGCAGCTGTTCCTGCACCCAGTGAATGGGAAAACATCGACATG gAGGAGCTGGTAGAGCTGGAGCAAAGTCTGCAGGCAGAACAGAGCAGCCTGCGTgagcagcaacagcaacaacaacgcAGTGCTGCTACAGTTACAGGACAGATGTGCCACGAGAGCCAG GAGTTGTTGCGGTTGTTCGGGGTGCCCTTCATCGTCGCCCCGATGGAAGCCGAAGCTCAGTGTGCGGCTCTGGAACGGACGGACCAGACGCACGGCACCATCACTGACGACAGTGACATCTGGCTGTTCGGAGGACGACACGTCTACAAAAACctctttaacaacaacaaatacgTGGAACACTACCAGTATCTGGAAATTCAAAACCAGCTCG GACTGGACAGGACTAAACTGATCAATCTGGCCTATCTGTTGGGTAGCGATTACACCGAGGGGATCCCGGGAGTCGGGTATGTCACGGGCATGGAAATATTAAACGAGTTCCGAGGGTCTGGATTAGAACCTCTCACTCAGTTCAG taagTGGTGGAACGAAGCTCAAACCAAAAAGAAGCTGGTTGCTGATCCTAAGGACACAAAGGTGAAGAAAAAGCTGAGAGGGTTGACTCTTCATCCAGGATTCCCCAACCCTGCTGTCGCTGAGGCCTACCTCCAGCCCACTATCGACCAATCAGAGGGCTCGTTCTGCTGGGGCTGCCCACAGCTGGATCTCCTTAAAGA GTTTTGTTACAGTCGATTTGGTTGGAACAGAAAGAAGACCGAAGAAACTCTTCAGCCAGTCTTCAAACAGCTCAACACTCAACAG ACTCAGCTGCGCATCGATTCCTTCTTCCGTCTGGAACAGCAGGAGAAGCAGGCCATCCGCAGCCAGCGCTTACGGCGAGCCGTCACCTGCCTCAAGAGGAAAGAGCGCGATGGATCTGATGATGAAGCAGAGAGCAGCGAAAATGAAAAGGTCTCACCAGTCAAGAAAGGGAAGAAGACCAAAGAGAAAGGGAGTGATGTTACACCTGCAGGGCTGTTTGGAGGAGGTTTTATAGGCTTGGACATGAGAAGGAGTTCTAACAGTCCAGAAGAGACGGTGGTTGTGGGTGAAGTTGAAAAGCAGCCTAAAACAGTAAAGAGTGATCTCCCAAAAACCGaatccagcagcagcagcagttcaGAAGATGAATTGGAGCATAAGAATAGAGCTACTATGGTTACTGCTCAGTCTGTATTCGAGGGAAAAACAAGAGGACGGGGAGGACGGGGAGGACGGGGAGGacgaggaggacgaggaggaagaggaaaagcCCAGAAAAACTTATAA